A stretch of Bordetella genomosp. 13 DNA encodes these proteins:
- a CDS encoding response regulator, with protein sequence MPNTRNQEETFVVAAVWTLTALIFVVDLMALTGLTVWVFYVIAQLLCVKQRSRNLPVMVAIVQAGLMVAGFFPLSDVLLELRAVNRCIGMIAVVSTAYLAHQVITARERTDRLLWLQRGQADLAASMLGEMDLAGIGRNMLQVLSRYVGAQMAALYTNEPGRMAFVSGYAFDAANSDAATLGLAREVARDGKPLVVHDVPTEHARVNTGLVSAPPRKLVISPITAEGRIVGVVELGFTSPDADMERITELLGLLAEDMGQALSAAMYRQRLKDALEETERQRETLQTQQEELRASNEELEEQSRALRDSQSRLENQQTELEQTNVRLEEQASRLERQKQDLLRAQRTLESNADELARANRYKSEFLANMSHELRTPLNSSLILAQILSGPGSDALSTDEVRRYAQTIHASNQDLLTLINDILDLSKIEAGHVDIVAEPVSVASVLRPLRAVFEPVARDRGVALNVEVDADAPAAFTTDSNRLQQVLKNLLSNAFKFTERGSVTLRVLGAGAERLAFQVQDTGIGIPREQQDIIFEAFRQADGTTSRKYGGTGLGLSISRELARLLGGEIRVSSEPGKGSTFTLEVATELETGTYARGDDPIGETAAAPAAKAAAEAEMAAIAAASAAAHRPAFAGATGAGSPPAPGKPAIPLPRRLDDDRERRQRARLVLVIEDDERFAAVLYEVAHELDFDCIHAVTGEEALALARSQQPSGILLDVNLPDQSGLSVLERLKRDPATRHIPVHMISVHDHLQTALELGAVGYALKPVARESLLEAFSKVEERLQQRVRRVLVVEDDAVLRESIGLMLKAGDVEITTTGTVAGALEHLAAGPYDCMVMDLMLPDASGYDLLEQMASGEKYTFPPVIVYTGRALTRDEEQRLRRYSRSIIIKGAKSPERLLDEVSLFLHRIEAALPQDQQRLLAQARQRDAVFEGRRILLAEDDVRNVYALSSIFEPLGATLVVARDGRQALDRLAGQHDIDLVLMDLMMPEMDGLTAMREIRRQPAYARLPIIALTAKAMADDRRSCLEAGANDYIAKPIDVEKLVSLCRVWMPK encoded by the coding sequence ATGCCCAACACACGCAACCAGGAAGAAACCTTCGTCGTCGCCGCCGTCTGGACATTGACCGCCTTGATCTTCGTCGTCGATCTGATGGCGCTGACAGGCCTGACGGTATGGGTGTTCTATGTGATCGCACAACTGCTGTGCGTCAAGCAGCGCAGTCGAAACCTGCCCGTGATGGTGGCGATCGTGCAGGCCGGCCTGATGGTGGCCGGTTTCTTTCCGCTGTCCGATGTCCTTCTGGAGCTGCGCGCCGTCAACCGCTGCATCGGCATGATCGCCGTGGTCAGCACGGCCTACCTTGCGCACCAGGTGATCACGGCGCGCGAGCGGACCGACCGGCTGCTGTGGCTGCAGCGCGGCCAGGCCGACCTGGCCGCCAGCATGCTGGGCGAGATGGATCTGGCGGGCATCGGGCGCAATATGCTGCAGGTGCTAAGCCGATACGTCGGCGCTCAGATGGCCGCGCTGTACACCAACGAACCGGGCCGCATGGCCTTCGTGTCGGGCTATGCGTTCGATGCCGCCAACAGCGACGCCGCCACGCTGGGGCTGGCGCGCGAGGTGGCGCGGGACGGCAAGCCGCTCGTGGTGCACGATGTGCCGACGGAGCACGCGCGCGTCAATACGGGTCTCGTCAGCGCCCCGCCCCGCAAGCTGGTGATCTCGCCGATCACTGCCGAGGGCCGTATCGTGGGCGTGGTCGAGCTGGGCTTCACCAGCCCCGATGCCGACATGGAGCGGATCACCGAATTGCTGGGCCTGCTGGCGGAAGACATGGGCCAGGCGCTGAGCGCGGCCATGTATCGCCAGCGCCTGAAGGACGCGCTGGAAGAGACCGAGCGCCAGCGCGAGACGCTGCAGACGCAGCAAGAGGAACTGCGGGCGTCCAACGAGGAACTCGAGGAGCAGAGCCGCGCGCTGCGCGATTCGCAGTCGCGCCTGGAAAACCAGCAGACCGAACTCGAGCAGACCAATGTGCGGCTGGAAGAGCAGGCCAGCCGCCTCGAGCGCCAGAAGCAAGACCTGCTGCGCGCCCAGCGCACGCTCGAATCGAACGCCGACGAACTGGCGCGCGCCAACCGGTACAAGTCCGAATTCCTGGCGAACATGTCGCACGAGCTGCGCACGCCGCTGAACAGTTCGCTGATCCTGGCCCAGATCCTGTCCGGCCCGGGCTCGGACGCTCTCAGCACCGACGAGGTGCGCCGCTACGCCCAGACCATCCACGCGTCCAACCAGGACCTGCTGACGCTGATCAACGACATCCTCGATCTGTCCAAGATCGAGGCGGGCCACGTGGACATCGTGGCCGAGCCCGTCTCGGTGGCCAGCGTGCTGCGTCCGCTGCGCGCGGTCTTCGAGCCGGTGGCGCGCGATCGCGGCGTGGCGCTGAACGTCGAGGTCGATGCCGACGCGCCCGCGGCCTTCACCACCGACTCCAACCGCCTGCAGCAGGTGCTGAAGAATCTGCTGTCCAATGCCTTCAAGTTCACCGAGCGCGGCAGCGTCACGCTGCGCGTGCTGGGCGCGGGCGCGGAACGGCTGGCCTTCCAGGTGCAGGACACTGGCATCGGCATCCCGCGCGAACAGCAGGACATCATTTTCGAGGCCTTCCGCCAGGCCGACGGCACCACCAGCCGCAAGTACGGCGGCACTGGCCTGGGCCTGTCCATCTCTCGCGAGCTGGCCCGACTGCTGGGCGGCGAGATCCGCGTCAGCAGCGAGCCGGGCAAGGGCAGCACCTTCACGCTCGAGGTCGCCACCGAACTCGAGACCGGCACCTACGCGCGCGGTGACGACCCCATCGGCGAGACCGCCGCCGCGCCCGCGGCCAAGGCGGCCGCGGAGGCCGAGATGGCGGCCATCGCCGCGGCCAGCGCCGCCGCGCACCGTCCGGCCTTTGCCGGCGCCACGGGCGCCGGCTCGCCGCCGGCGCCGGGCAAGCCCGCCATCCCCTTGCCGCGCCGCCTGGACGACGACCGCGAGCGCCGCCAGCGCGCCCGCCTGGTGCTGGTCATCGAGGACGACGAACGCTTTGCCGCGGTGCTGTACGAGGTCGCGCACGAACTCGATTTCGACTGCATCCATGCCGTCACCGGCGAAGAAGCCCTGGCGCTGGCGCGCAGCCAGCAGCCCAGCGGCATCCTGCTGGACGTCAACCTGCCCGATCAGTCCGGCCTGAGCGTGCTGGAACGCCTGAAGCGCGATCCGGCCACCCGGCACATTCCCGTGCACATGATCTCGGTGCACGATCATCTGCAGACCGCGCTCGAACTGGGCGCGGTGGGCTACGCGCTCAAGCCGGTGGCCCGCGAGTCGCTGCTGGAAGCCTTCTCGAAGGTCGAGGAACGCCTGCAGCAGCGCGTGCGGCGCGTGCTGGTGGTCGAGGACGACGCCGTGCTGCGCGAGAGCATCGGGCTGATGCTCAAGGCGGGCGACGTCGAGATCACCACGACCGGCACGGTGGCCGGGGCGCTGGAACACCTGGCGGCCGGCCCCTACGACTGCATGGTGATGGACCTGATGCTGCCCGACGCCTCGGGCTACGACCTGCTCGAACAGATGGCCAGCGGCGAGAAATACACGTTCCCGCCCGTCATCGTCTACACGGGCCGCGCGCTGACGCGCGACGAAGAGCAGCGCCTGCGCCGCTACTCGCGCTCCATCATCATCAAGGGCGCCAAGTCGCCCGAGCGCCTGCTGGACGAAGTGTCGCTGTTCCTGCACCGCATCGAAGCGGCGCTGCCGCAGGACCAGCAGCGGCTGCTTGCCCAGGCGCGCCAGCGCGACGCCGTGTTCGAAGGCCGCCGCATCCTGCTGGCCGAGGACGACGTGCGCAACGTGTATGCGCTTTCCAGCATCTTCGAGCCGCTGGGCGCCACGCTGGTGGTGGCGCGCGACGGGCGCCAGGCCCTGGATCGTCTGGCGGGTCAGCACGACATCGACCTGGTGCTGATGGACCTGATGATGCCCGAGATGGACGGGTTGACCGCCATGCGCGAGATCCGCCGGCAGCCCGCGTACGCGCGCCTGCCCATCATCGCGCTGACCGCCAAGGCGATGGCCGACGACCGCCGCAGCTGCCTCGAGGCAGGCGCGAACGACTACATCGCCAAACCCATCGACGTCGAGAAACTGGTATCGCTGTGCCGAGTATGGATGCCGAAATAG
- a CDS encoding DUF72 domain-containing protein, giving the protein MSSSTQRSDAAASIRIGISGWRYGPWRGTFYPEDLKQAQELAYASHQVPTIEINGTFYSLQRPERFAQWRDATPRGFVFSVKGGRYITHVKRLREPGQSLARFFASGMFELGDKLGPFLWQLPPSLRYDPDLVEAFLKCLPRDTDEAEALARRHDARVAGQPMPPPGPTRSLRHAMEVRHESFASREFVDMLRHYGVALVTADTAGKWPLLEDVTADFAYLRLHGDAELYASGYTPEALRDWARRIRAWSGGREPRGARRAGGAHATGKPRDVYCYFDNDMKVKAPGDARSLARLLGLPLAPDPPP; this is encoded by the coding sequence ATGAGTTCCTCCACCCAACGTTCGGATGCCGCGGCGTCGATCCGCATAGGGATCTCGGGATGGCGGTATGGCCCGTGGCGCGGCACGTTCTACCCCGAGGACCTGAAGCAGGCGCAGGAACTGGCTTACGCCTCGCACCAGGTGCCGACCATCGAGATCAACGGAACGTTCTACAGCCTGCAGCGGCCCGAGCGCTTCGCGCAGTGGCGTGACGCCACGCCGCGCGGATTCGTGTTCAGCGTCAAGGGCGGACGCTACATCACGCACGTGAAGCGGCTGCGCGAACCGGGCCAGTCGCTCGCGCGCTTCTTCGCCAGCGGCATGTTCGAGCTGGGCGACAAGCTGGGACCGTTCCTGTGGCAGCTGCCCCCCTCGCTGCGCTACGACCCGGACCTGGTGGAGGCTTTCCTGAAATGCCTGCCGCGCGACACGGACGAGGCCGAGGCGCTGGCGCGCCGGCACGATGCCCGGGTCGCCGGCCAGCCCATGCCGCCGCCGGGACCGACGCGCAGCCTGCGGCACGCCATGGAAGTGCGCCACGAGAGCTTCGCGAGCCGGGAGTTCGTCGACATGCTGCGGCACTACGGCGTGGCGCTGGTCACTGCCGACACGGCCGGCAAATGGCCGCTGCTGGAAGACGTGACCGCGGACTTCGCGTACCTGCGCCTGCACGGCGACGCCGAACTGTATGCCAGCGGCTACACGCCCGAGGCGCTGCGCGACTGGGCCCGGCGCATCCGCGCCTGGTCCGGCGGCCGCGAGCCCCGCGGGGCGCGGCGTGCCGGCGGCGCCCACGCGACGGGCAAGCCGCGCGACGTCTACTGCTATTTCGACAACGACATGAAGGTCAAGGCGCCGGGCGACGCGAGATCGCTGGCGCGATTGCTGGGACTGCCTCTGGCGCCAGACCCGCCGCCCTGA
- a CDS encoding penicillin acylase family protein: MHPLKRCASLCLAVGLLGFLGGCATRGGDQAAIDMPGLTQPVEIVRDKHGVSHIYAQNEHDLFYAQGFAAARDRLWQLDLWRRQGEGKMAEQFGPRFIEQDRAARMFLYRGDLEAEFASYHPRGKAILTSFAAGINAYVDWVKAHPEQMPEEFRLTGTRPGYWSPQTSLIRLFGLTRNVTSEVRLSQQIAALGLNAVQNLSVFEPPIALQVPAGLDVRTINQNILASYQLARNGQPFTAADFPNSPLGMAERSKLAETLSSTRLAAMDPQFDPMTPRYESNNWVLAGQRTATGKPILAGDPHRAIAMPSLRYMVHLNAPGWNVIGAGEPALPGVSMGHNDRIAFGLTIFAFGDEEDLYVYDINPLNPNQYRYRGGWEDMRTVNETIAVRGQGSVQGAVKFTRHGPVLFEDKANRKAYALRAAYLEFPGTAAYLASLRLNQAQNWSEFVAGMQRHYTPSENMVYADVDGNIGWFGGSIAPIRPRQDWSGMLPVPGDGTYEWNGFLNPNALPTLQNPPEGYIATANEFNLPKDYAYTEMSGRSWAEPFRVLRIREVLSGAQGATVQQSQQLQFDNLSLPARRMAEFARGLNSADPRVMDGLELLKDWDGRMEVDSRAATVYSFWMPEVISRVTGLYVPANGRAIFGNLATGKVLEKLASPDATFGPRPQEGRDALLLAALADGMTKLRAQAGNDTSKWEWGNLHHIQFNHALAPLLSPQTAQAYATPRYPVGGDNDTVHRATFRRSDFRVTSGASYRQVIDVSNWDNSVAQNVPGQSADPRSPHYKDLIEGWAKGEYFPMAFSRAKVESEAGDKVLLRPAPSRTAPASAPR; this comes from the coding sequence ATGCATCCATTGAAGCGTTGCGCCAGCCTGTGCCTGGCCGTGGGATTGCTTGGGTTCCTGGGCGGCTGCGCCACCCGCGGCGGCGACCAGGCCGCCATCGACATGCCGGGGCTGACGCAGCCCGTCGAGATCGTGCGCGACAAGCACGGCGTGTCGCACATCTATGCGCAGAACGAGCACGACCTGTTCTATGCGCAGGGCTTCGCGGCCGCGCGCGACCGCCTGTGGCAGCTGGACCTGTGGCGCCGCCAGGGCGAGGGCAAGATGGCTGAGCAGTTCGGCCCGCGCTTCATCGAACAGGACCGCGCCGCCCGCATGTTCCTCTATCGCGGCGACCTCGAGGCGGAGTTCGCCAGTTATCACCCGCGCGGCAAGGCCATCCTGACGTCTTTCGCCGCCGGCATCAACGCCTATGTGGATTGGGTGAAGGCGCATCCCGAACAGATGCCTGAAGAGTTCCGCCTGACCGGCACGCGGCCCGGCTACTGGAGCCCGCAGACCTCGCTGATCCGCCTGTTCGGCCTTACGCGCAACGTGACCAGCGAGGTCAGGCTGTCGCAGCAGATCGCCGCGCTGGGCCTGAACGCCGTGCAGAACCTCAGCGTGTTTGAACCGCCGATCGCGCTGCAGGTGCCGGCCGGGCTGGACGTGCGCACCATCAACCAGAACATCCTGGCCAGTTATCAGCTGGCTCGCAACGGCCAGCCCTTCACCGCGGCCGACTTCCCGAACAGCCCGCTGGGCATGGCGGAACGAAGCAAGCTGGCGGAAACGCTGTCGTCGACGCGCCTGGCGGCGATGGATCCGCAGTTCGATCCCATGACGCCGCGCTACGAGAGCAACAACTGGGTCCTGGCCGGCCAGCGCACGGCCACCGGCAAGCCCATCCTGGCCGGCGACCCCCACCGCGCCATCGCCATGCCGTCGCTGCGCTACATGGTGCACCTGAATGCGCCCGGCTGGAACGTGATCGGCGCCGGCGAGCCCGCCTTGCCCGGGGTGTCCATGGGCCACAACGACCGCATCGCCTTCGGCCTGACCATCTTCGCGTTCGGCGACGAGGAGGACCTGTATGTCTACGACATCAACCCGCTCAATCCGAACCAGTACCGCTATCGCGGCGGCTGGGAAGACATGCGCACGGTGAACGAGACCATTGCAGTGCGCGGGCAGGGCAGCGTGCAGGGCGCGGTGAAGTTCACGCGCCACGGCCCCGTGCTGTTCGAGGACAAGGCCAACCGCAAGGCATACGCGCTGCGCGCCGCTTACCTCGAGTTTCCGGGTACGGCCGCCTATCTGGCCAGCCTGCGCCTGAACCAGGCGCAGAACTGGAGCGAGTTCGTGGCCGGCATGCAGCGCCACTACACGCCCAGCGAGAACATGGTGTATGCCGACGTGGACGGCAACATCGGCTGGTTCGGCGGCAGCATCGCGCCCATCCGGCCGCGCCAGGACTGGTCCGGCATGCTGCCCGTGCCGGGCGACGGCACGTACGAATGGAATGGCTTCCTGAATCCCAACGCCTTGCCCACGCTGCAGAACCCGCCCGAGGGCTACATCGCCACCGCCAACGAATTCAACCTGCCCAAGGACTACGCCTATACCGAGATGTCCGGGCGCTCGTGGGCGGAGCCATTCCGCGTGCTGCGCATCCGCGAGGTGCTGAGCGGCGCGCAGGGCGCGACGGTGCAGCAGTCGCAGCAACTGCAGTTCGACAATCTCTCGCTGCCGGCGCGCCGCATGGCCGAGTTCGCGCGCGGCCTGAACTCGGCGGATCCGCGCGTGATGGACGGCCTGGAACTGCTGAAAGACTGGGACGGCCGTATGGAAGTCGACTCGCGCGCGGCGACGGTGTATTCGTTCTGGATGCCCGAAGTGATCTCGCGCGTGACCGGCTTGTACGTGCCCGCCAATGGCCGCGCGATCTTCGGCAACCTGGCCACGGGCAAGGTGCTGGAAAAACTGGCCAGTCCGGATGCGACCTTCGGCCCCCGTCCGCAAGAAGGACGCGACGCGCTGCTGCTGGCCGCGCTGGCGGACGGTATGACCAAGCTGCGCGCCCAGGCCGGCAACGACACGTCGAAGTGGGAGTGGGGCAACCTGCATCACATCCAGTTCAATCACGCGCTGGCGCCTCTGCTCAGCCCGCAGACCGCACAGGCGTACGCCACCCCGCGCTATCCGGTGGGCGGCGACAACGATACCGTGCATCGTGCCACTTTCCGTCGGTCCGATTTTCGCGTGACCAGCGGGGCGTCCTATCGCCAGGTCATCGACGTGTCGAACTGGGACAACTCGGTGGCGCAGAACGTGCCCGGCCAGTCGGCCGACCCGCGCAGCCCGCACTACAAGGACCTGATCGAAGGCTGGGCCAAGGGCGAGTACTTCCCGATGGCGTTCAGCCGCGCCAAGGTCGAAAGCGAGGCCGGCGACAAGGTGCTGCTGCGGCCGGCCCCGAGCCGCACGGCGCCGGCGTCCGCGCCGCGCTGA
- a CDS encoding CheR family methyltransferase, whose product MDAEIEPGRDAAPQEGRAALTLPEIELNLLLEGIFQRYQHDFRDYSQASMLRRVQSAMEHFGCATVSQLQDRILHEPAVFAQSLQYLTVQVSEMFRDPAYFLVLRTQVLPVLRTYPSIKIWVAGCSSGEEVWSLAILLHEEGMLDRAVIYATDINTEALKAAQAGIYPVDRVRQFNRNYVLAGGCHDLSDYYTADDQYVRFDPALRRQIVFADHSLATDSVFSEVHLVSCRNVLIYFNRELQDRATGLFVEALVHRGFLGLGSKESLRFTAHADRFDEFHAAEKVYQRI is encoded by the coding sequence ATGGATGCCGAAATAGAACCGGGGCGCGACGCCGCTCCGCAGGAGGGCCGCGCGGCCCTGACGCTGCCCGAGATCGAACTGAACCTGCTGCTGGAAGGTATTTTCCAGCGCTACCAGCACGACTTCCGCGATTATTCGCAGGCGTCGATGCTGCGCCGCGTGCAGAGCGCGATGGAGCATTTCGGCTGCGCCACCGTGTCGCAGCTGCAGGACCGCATCCTGCACGAGCCGGCCGTGTTCGCCCAGTCGCTGCAGTATCTCACCGTGCAGGTCAGCGAGATGTTCCGCGACCCCGCGTATTTCCTGGTGCTGCGCACGCAGGTGCTGCCGGTGCTGCGCACATACCCTTCCATCAAAATCTGGGTGGCGGGCTGCAGCAGCGGCGAAGAAGTCTGGTCGCTGGCCATCCTGCTGCACGAGGAAGGCATGCTGGACCGCGCCGTGATATACGCCACCGACATCAATACCGAGGCGCTGAAGGCCGCGCAGGCGGGCATCTATCCGGTGGACCGCGTGCGGCAGTTCAACCGCAACTATGTGCTGGCGGGCGGTTGCCACGATCTGTCCGACTATTACACCGCGGACGACCAGTACGTGCGTTTCGACCCCGCGCTGCGCAGGCAGATCGTGTTCGCCGACCACAGCCTGGCCACCGACAGCGTGTTCTCGGAAGTGCACCTGGTGTCCTGCCGCAATGTGCTGATCTATTTCAACCGCGAGTTGCAGGACCGCGCGACGGGCCTGTTCGTGGAGGCGCTGGTGCACCGCGGATTCCTGGGCCTGGGCAGCAAGGAAAGCCTCCGTTTCACGGCGCATGCGGACCGTTTCGACGAGTTCCATGCGGCCGAGAAGGTGTACCAGCGCATTTGA
- a CDS encoding four-helix bundle copper-binding protein, translating into MEEISTEMQQCIDECLACHQSCLGMAMRHCLPTGGRHTEPGHFRLMLACAQMCHTAAQMMLIGVPHHRHVCADCASICRQCADSCDALDGMDGCAAMCRRCADACERMAS; encoded by the coding sequence ATGGAAGAGATATCCACCGAAATGCAGCAGTGCATCGACGAATGCCTGGCCTGCCATCAAAGCTGCCTGGGCATGGCCATGCGGCATTGCCTGCCCACGGGCGGACGCCATACCGAACCCGGGCACTTCCGCCTGATGCTGGCCTGCGCGCAGATGTGCCACACCGCCGCGCAGATGATGCTGATAGGCGTTCCGCATCACCGCCACGTCTGCGCCGATTGCGCCTCGATCTGCCGTCAATGCGCCGACAGCTGCGATGCGCTGGACGGCATGGACGGGTGCGCCGCGATGTGCCGCCGCTGCGCGGATGCCTGCGAACGCATGGCAAGCTGA
- a CDS encoding endonuclease/exonuclease/phosphatase family protein yields the protein MPPEPLADSPQRLRVLTVNIHKGFTFFNRRFMLPELREAIRQVGADIVFLQEVTGEHQQHAMRLTEWPKTSHYEFLADTIWTAHAYGRNAVYPDGHHGNAVLSKFPIVSFENHDISVGRHEARGLLHCVVRPQPDGPDLHLLCVHLGLLESHRQKQLGRLCEFMSTHLPPDEPVILAGDFNDWRLRADEVLRRCGAREIHHGNHARPARTFPARWPLLRLDRIYVKNVRHCKPVPLAAQPWSRLSDHVPIAAEVSA from the coding sequence ATCCCGCCGGAACCCCTCGCCGACTCCCCGCAGAGGTTGCGGGTGTTGACCGTCAACATCCACAAGGGTTTCACCTTCTTCAATCGCCGTTTCATGCTGCCCGAACTACGCGAAGCCATCAGGCAGGTCGGCGCCGACATCGTCTTTCTCCAGGAGGTCACCGGCGAGCATCAGCAGCACGCCATGCGGCTGACGGAATGGCCCAAGACCTCGCACTACGAGTTCCTGGCCGACACCATCTGGACCGCGCACGCCTACGGCCGCAACGCGGTGTATCCCGACGGCCATCACGGCAACGCCGTGCTGTCCAAGTTCCCCATCGTCTCGTTCGAGAACCACGACATCAGCGTGGGCCGCCACGAGGCGCGCGGGCTGCTGCATTGCGTGGTCCGGCCCCAGCCGGACGGGCCAGACCTGCACCTGTTGTGCGTGCACCTGGGGCTGCTGGAATCGCATCGCCAGAAACAGCTGGGCAGGCTGTGCGAGTTCATGTCGACACACCTGCCGCCGGACGAACCCGTGATCCTGGCGGGCGACTTCAATGACTGGCGCCTGCGCGCCGACGAGGTCCTGCGCCGCTGCGGCGCCCGCGAGATCCATCACGGAAACCACGCGCGGCCGGCCCGCACCTTCCCTGCCCGCTGGCCGCTGCTGCGGCTGGACCGCATCTACGTGAAGAACGTCAGGCACTGCAAGCCGGTGCCCCTGGCGGCGCAGCCCTGGTCGCGGCTGTCCGATCATGTACCCATCGCAGCGGAGGTGTCGGCATGA
- a CDS encoding hybrid sensor histidine kinase/response regulator — MSSDINILVVDDVEQNLIAMEAVLARPGLRIRKASSGVEALEILLAEDVALALVDVQMPQMDGFELAELIRGSERTRNIPLIFLTAAALDRDHYFRGYEAGAVDFLYKPIDPRVLGSKVNVFVELYTQRATLDSQLQALRRALHLNELFTAVLGHDLRNPLSAVMNASAILTKLSEHPMAVSAAQRIQQTTVRMSKMVEQLLDVARIRSSGLVLQVRSTDYAEVCRHIVEELSVAAPERVRLEVRGDVMGEADPDRLAQVVSNLVGNALQHGEADSPIWVEVDGNHAERLTVRVSNRGVIPQHQLYKVFEPFQSGVLQRGPDHGQGLGLGLYIVKSFVEAHGGKVGAQSAAPQGTEFHFTIPRRVPAGGAPQADPLGLRAAGLAPEAVPAIAPAISRRPAP, encoded by the coding sequence GTGTCCTCCGACATCAACATCCTCGTCGTCGACGACGTGGAGCAGAACCTGATCGCCATGGAGGCGGTGCTGGCCCGCCCGGGCCTGAGAATACGCAAGGCTTCATCAGGGGTGGAGGCGCTCGAGATCCTGCTGGCCGAGGACGTCGCGCTGGCGCTGGTCGATGTGCAGATGCCGCAGATGGACGGCTTCGAACTGGCTGAACTGATACGCGGCAGCGAGCGCACCCGCAACATTCCGCTGATCTTCCTGACGGCCGCGGCGCTGGACCGCGACCATTATTTCCGCGGCTACGAGGCGGGCGCGGTCGACTTCCTGTACAAGCCCATCGACCCGCGCGTGCTGGGCAGCAAAGTCAACGTGTTCGTCGAGCTGTACACGCAGCGCGCCACGCTGGACAGCCAACTGCAGGCCCTGCGCCGCGCGCTGCACCTGAACGAGCTGTTCACAGCCGTGCTGGGGCATGACCTGCGCAACCCCTTGTCGGCGGTGATGAATGCGTCGGCCATCCTGACCAAGCTGTCCGAACACCCCATGGCCGTGTCGGCGGCGCAGCGCATCCAGCAGACCACGGTGCGCATGTCCAAAATGGTGGAGCAACTGCTGGACGTGGCGCGCATCCGTTCCAGCGGACTGGTGCTGCAGGTCCGGTCCACCGACTATGCCGAGGTCTGCCGCCACATCGTCGAAGAGCTTTCCGTCGCCGCGCCCGAGCGCGTGCGCCTCGAGGTGCGGGGCGACGTGATGGGCGAGGCGGATCCCGACCGGCTCGCGCAGGTGGTGTCCAACCTGGTCGGCAATGCGTTGCAGCACGGCGAGGCCGATTCGCCCATCTGGGTCGAGGTGGACGGCAACCATGCCGAGCGCCTGACCGTGCGCGTCAGCAATCGCGGCGTGATCCCGCAGCACCAGCTGTACAAGGTGTTCGAGCCCTTTCAGTCGGGGGTGCTGCAGCGCGGCCCGGATCATGGCCAGGGCCTGGGGCTGGGGCTTTACATCGTCAAAAGCTTCGTCGAGGCCCACGGCGGCAAGGTGGGCGCGCAGTCCGCGGCGCCCCAGGGAACGGAGTTCCATTTCACCATTCCGCGCCGCGTGCCGGCCGGCGGCGCGCCGCAGGCCGACCCGCTGGGCCTCAGGGCGGCGGGTCTGGCGCCAGAGGCAGTCCCAGCAATCGCGCCAGCGATCTCGCGTCGCCCGGCGCCTTGA
- a CDS encoding MarR family winged helix-turn-helix transcriptional regulator → MPTADQGAMVVQQLGQTYRVIQNAFSDRVGHPVPRWRILYALHEMGITSQKALAERCRLDPASLTRQLQAMEKQGWVRRSTDVADNRLTNATLTAGGRSVVEETLPRRSLFLVGMLDGLSDEQIAALGELLKALERNVGSGAAEESGPVIEP, encoded by the coding sequence ATGCCGACCGCAGACCAAGGCGCCATGGTGGTCCAGCAACTGGGCCAGACATACCGCGTGATCCAGAACGCCTTCAGCGACCGGGTCGGCCATCCGGTGCCGCGTTGGCGCATTCTGTATGCCCTGCACGAAATGGGCATCACCTCGCAGAAAGCCCTGGCCGAACGCTGCCGGCTCGATCCCGCCTCGCTGACGCGCCAGCTGCAGGCAATGGAGAAACAGGGCTGGGTCAGGCGCTCCACCGACGTCGCCGACAACCGCCTGACCAACGCGACGCTGACCGCGGGCGGGCGTTCGGTGGTCGAAGAAACCCTGCCGCGCCGATCCCTCTTCCTGGTCGGCATGCTCGATGGACTGAGCGACGAGCAGATCGCCGCATTGGGCGAACTGCTGAAGGCGCTGGAGCGCAATGTCGGCTCGGGCGCCGCCGAGGAATCCGGGCCGGTGATCGAGCCCTAG